In one window of Campylobacter coli DNA:
- a CDS encoding AAA family ATPase — protein MKYQENLQKYLDNAKHLSTINRHEFITCEHVLFAILKLSSDFKSIFEELADAEFELLESELKNYIAEKNQSLDQEIEPVNSIVLDEILHHKNEIKIIDFLEKLIQDDRTYSSFLLQKHGMNLEKIQDFKQNSEMENLNSYASDLTLLAQKGKIDPLIGRKFELERIVQILSRRKKNNPILIGEAGVGKTAIVEGLALAIAEKKVPKNLQNAKIFSLDIAGLLSGTKYRGDFEKRIKEVLEGLQKLPNAILFIDEIHTIVGAGATGESHTDFSNLLKPALSNGTLKCIGATTFMEYKNTFDKNKALSRRFAKINVDEPSQEEAFQILQGLKSKYEDFHKIKFSDEILQQAVVWGKKFFSDKYLPDSAIDLIDELGASYVLNAKAKKNADIKDLEQVLAKMTHHHKMFEFDQNKALMNLSLNLKAKIFGQDEVIDKLVATLKQSFAGFKNLNTPRGVFLFTGSSGVGKTELCKVLAEFLGLNLERFDMSEYAEKHSISKLIGSPAGYVGYEDGGLLSNAVRKNPFSLILFDEIEKAHPDLSNTFLQIFDNAELTDNSGLKADFKNTIIIMTSNLGLKESNELGFLSKNEEKSNRAIKDFFAPEFINRIDKILHFNDLDDAVLVKIIQKELDEISKNLKNIQLVADEKAKLYLAKKAYNKEFGVRLLKRIISEEIGEKISDEILFGKLKKGGIAKIKLNKNGKLDLIF, from the coding sequence ATGAAATATCAAGAAAATTTACAAAAATACCTTGATAATGCTAAACACTTAAGCACTATCAATCGTCATGAATTTATAACTTGTGAGCATGTACTTTTTGCTATATTAAAACTAAGTTCAGATTTTAAATCAATATTTGAAGAGCTCGCAGATGCTGAATTTGAACTTTTAGAAAGTGAGCTTAAAAATTATATAGCAGAAAAAAATCAAAGCTTAGATCAAGAAATCGAACCTGTTAATTCTATAGTTTTAGATGAAATTCTTCATCATAAAAATGAAATAAAAATCATCGATTTTTTAGAAAAACTCATCCAAGATGATAGAACATATTCGAGCTTTCTTTTACAAAAACATGGTATGAATTTGGAAAAAATTCAAGATTTTAAACAAAATAGCGAGATGGAAAATTTAAATTCCTACGCAAGCGATTTAACGCTTTTAGCACAAAAAGGTAAAATAGACCCTTTAATAGGGAGAAAATTTGAGCTTGAACGCATCGTGCAAATTTTATCAAGACGTAAAAAAAACAATCCTATTTTAATCGGAGAAGCTGGGGTTGGAAAAACTGCCATAGTCGAAGGACTTGCATTAGCTATTGCTGAAAAAAAAGTTCCAAAAAATCTACAAAATGCTAAAATTTTTAGTCTAGATATAGCAGGACTACTTTCAGGGACTAAGTATCGCGGCGATTTTGAAAAACGAATCAAAGAAGTCTTAGAAGGACTTCAAAAACTTCCTAATGCTATTTTATTTATAGATGAAATTCATACCATAGTTGGAGCTGGAGCAACTGGAGAATCTCATACAGATTTTTCTAATCTTCTCAAGCCAGCCCTAAGCAATGGCACTTTAAAATGCATAGGTGCAACGACTTTCATGGAATATAAAAATACTTTTGATAAAAACAAAGCTTTAAGCCGTCGTTTTGCCAAAATCAATGTAGATGAACCAAGTCAAGAGGAAGCTTTTCAAATTTTGCAAGGCTTGAAAAGCAAATACGAGGATTTTCATAAGATTAAATTTAGTGATGAAATACTTCAACAAGCTGTTGTTTGGGGCAAGAAATTTTTCAGTGATAAATACCTTCCTGATAGCGCTATAGATCTCATAGATGAACTTGGAGCCTCTTATGTTCTTAATGCAAAAGCTAAAAAAAATGCTGATATTAAAGATTTAGAACAAGTTTTAGCCAAAATGACTCATCATCATAAAATGTTTGAATTTGATCAAAACAAAGCCTTGATGAATCTAAGTCTTAATTTAAAAGCAAAAATATTTGGCCAAGATGAAGTTATTGATAAGCTTGTTGCAACCTTAAAACAAAGTTTTGCAGGATTTAAGAACTTAAACACTCCACGAGGAGTATTTTTATTTACAGGATCTAGCGGGGTTGGAAAAACTGAACTTTGCAAGGTTTTAGCAGAATTTTTAGGCTTAAATTTAGAACGTTTTGATATGAGTGAGTATGCAGAAAAGCACAGCATAAGCAAACTCATAGGTTCTCCTGCAGGATATGTTGGATATGAAGATGGGGGACTTTTAAGCAATGCGGTTCGAAAAAATCCTTTCAGCCTTATCCTTTTTGATGAGATAGAAAAAGCTCACCCTGATTTAAGCAATACTTTCTTGCAAATCTTTGACAATGCAGAGCTTACAGACAATAGTGGCCTTAAAGCCGACTTTAAAAATACCATTATAATAATGACTTCAAATTTAGGACTTAAAGAAAGCAATGAGCTTGGATTCTTAAGTAAAAATGAAGAAAAAAGCAACCGTGCTATCAAAGATTTTTTTGCGCCTGAATTTATCAATCGTATTGATAAAATTCTTCATTTTAACGATCTAGATGACGCTGTACTTGTTAAAATCATTCAAAAAGAATTAGACGAAATTTCTAAAAATCTTAAAAATATCCAATTGGTTGCTGATGAAAAAGCTAAGCTATACCTAGCAAAAAAAGCTTACAATAAAGAATTTGGAGTAAGATTATTAAAACGCATTATTTCCGAAGAAATCGGAGAAAAAATCAGCGATGAAATTTTATTTGGCAAACTCAAAAAAGGCGGAATAGCTAAAATCAAGCTCAACAAAAATGGAAAGCTCGACCTTATATTCTAA
- a CDS encoding ATP-dependent Clp protease adaptor ClpS encodes MPKLKVLEKSKLKEPKMFKVILLNDDVTTMDFVIEILINIFYHDFETANKIMLEVHLNGSGVCGIYTQEIALSKQKKVSNAAKLANFPLQTRVEEE; translated from the coding sequence ATGCCAAAGTTAAAAGTATTAGAAAAAAGTAAGCTTAAAGAGCCTAAAATGTTTAAGGTTATATTATTAAACGATGATGTAACCACGATGGATTTTGTTATTGAAATTTTAATCAATATTTTCTATCATGATTTCGAAACTGCTAATAAAATTATGTTAGAAGTTCATCTTAATGGAAGTGGAGTTTGTGGAATTTACACTCAAGAAATTGCGCTTTCAAAGCAAAAAAAAGTTTCTAATGCTGCTAAATTGGCAAATTTTCCTTTACAAACTAGAGTGGAAGAAGAATGA
- a CDS encoding redoxin domain-containing protein, translating into MKKKAILSFFIFIGFFISACSHQEDIQNDYMFEEYNKGDKIVLNSVNGGAKTLIRTDKGFIVEGEENKVLMIDFFGTFCTPCKEEALELSKLWKNNSNKFIIMGLTHFENVSDETVKKFADDYGAYYFLSNDSQNDRIVAQILKDINYQSMEQLPFKVVMKNGIYQKLSNYWDNNTSTNFYLGKIPTDYIQNDLNKIYKEK; encoded by the coding sequence ATGAAAAAAAAAGCAATATTGTCATTTTTTATCTTTATAGGTTTTTTTATAAGTGCTTGCTCGCACCAAGAAGATATACAAAATGATTATATGTTTGAAGAATACAATAAGGGTGATAAAATTGTATTAAATAGTGTAAATGGGGGAGCTAAGACCCTAATTCGTACTGATAAAGGCTTTATTGTTGAGGGTGAGGAAAATAAAGTATTAATGATTGATTTTTTTGGAACTTTTTGCACCCCTTGTAAGGAAGAAGCCTTAGAGCTTAGTAAACTTTGGAAAAACAACTCAAATAAATTTATTATCATGGGACTAACACATTTTGAAAATGTAAGCGATGAAACGGTTAAAAAATTTGCTGATGATTATGGAGCTTATTATTTTTTAAGCAATGATTCGCAAAATGATCGCATAGTTGCTCAAATTTTAAAAGATATTAATTATCAAAGCATGGAACAATTACCCTTTAAAGTAGTAATGAAAAATGGAATTTATCAAAAACTTAGCAATTATTGGGATAATAATACTTCAACAAATTTTTATTTAGGTAAAATTCCAACAGATTACATACAAAATGATTTAAATAAAATTTATAAAGAAAAATAA
- the smpB gene encoding SsrA-binding protein SmpB, whose product MKIIARNKKALFDYSIIERFESGVVLKGSEVVALRAGRANLKDSFVRIIKGELFLLNAHISHLNTTHSYYKHDERAARKLLMHRKQIDKLLGKVSIEGYTLVVLDLYFNNKNKVKATLALAKGKNLHDKRESLKKKQADMEARSAMKNYK is encoded by the coding sequence ATGAAAATCATTGCTAGAAATAAAAAAGCTTTATTTGATTATAGCATTATAGAACGCTTTGAATCAGGGGTGGTTTTAAAAGGCAGTGAAGTTGTAGCATTGCGTGCTGGAAGGGCAAATTTAAAAGATTCTTTCGTGCGTATTATTAAGGGTGAATTATTTTTACTAAATGCTCACATATCACATCTTAATACTACACATTCTTACTATAAGCATGATGAAAGAGCCGCTAGAAAACTTTTAATGCACCGCAAGCAAATAGATAAGCTTTTGGGTAAAGTTAGTATCGAAGGATACACTTTAGTGGTATTGGATCTTTATTTTAATAACAAAAACAAGGTTAAAGCCACACTAGCTCTAGCTAAAGGAAAAAATCTACACGATAAACGAGAAAGTCTAAAGAAAAAACAAGCAGATATGGAAGCAAGATCTGCTATGAAAAACTACAAATAA
- a CDS encoding 4-(cytidine 5'-diphospho)-2-C-methyl-D-erythritol kinase — protein sequence MKAYAKANIFLKLVGFDKRRYHLLESRFILLKNLFDEIYIVDKSSNSPKGFEIISNFNCEDNIITKAYWLLCQNGYQNELEEFFKTKSLKLIKNIPACAGLGGGSSDCASFLMLINEELNLKLSTQKLIKLSTQLGSDIAFFLSGFESANVSGCGEIIEEFNDTIPSLEWIFPEVSCQTKKVYDEFDKGEINFEKSILDAKIYKNLNTKELLETFKNTQLNDLFTPCVTLYPKMFLFLQQGFFLSGSGSSVFKVHR from the coding sequence ATGAAAGCATACGCTAAAGCAAATATTTTTTTAAAACTTGTCGGATTTGATAAAAGACGATATCATCTTTTAGAATCTCGCTTTATACTTTTAAAAAATCTTTTTGATGAAATTTATATCGTTGATAAAAGCTCTAATTCTCCTAAAGGTTTTGAAATCATTAGCAATTTTAATTGTGAGGACAACATCATCACAAAAGCTTATTGGCTCCTTTGTCAAAATGGCTACCAAAATGAATTGGAAGAATTTTTTAAAACCAAAAGCCTAAAATTAATCAAAAATATTCCCGCATGTGCAGGACTTGGGGGAGGTAGCAGTGATTGTGCAAGCTTTTTAATGCTGATTAATGAAGAATTAAACTTAAAATTAAGCACTCAAAAACTTATAAAATTAAGCACTCAACTAGGCAGTGATATTGCTTTTTTCTTAAGTGGTTTTGAAAGTGCTAATGTCAGTGGATGCGGTGAAATTATAGAAGAATTTAATGATACTATACCGAGCTTAGAATGGATCTTTCCTGAAGTATCTTGCCAAACTAAAAAAGTTTATGATGAATTTGACAAAGGGGAAATTAATTTTGAAAAAAGCATTCTTGATGCTAAAATTTACAAAAATTTAAACACAAAAGAACTTCTAGAAACATTTAAAAATACCCAACTTAATGATTTATTTACTCCTTGTGTAACTTTATATCCTAAAATGTTTCTTTTTTTACAACAAGGTTTTTTTCTAAGTGGAAGCGGAAGTAGTGTTTTTAAGGTACATCGATGA
- the csrA gene encoding carbon storage regulator CsrA, with the protein MLILSRKENESIVIGEGIEIKIVQTGKGYAKIGIDAPKSLMILRKELLTQIKDENLHSVVKNDVKLDDLSKKLIQ; encoded by the coding sequence ATGTTAATATTATCGCGAAAAGAAAATGAAAGTATTGTTATTGGTGAAGGAATTGAAATTAAAATCGTTCAAACTGGAAAAGGATATGCTAAAATAGGCATTGACGCTCCAAAATCTCTAATGATTTTAAGAAAAGAACTCCTTACTCAAATCAAAGATGAAAATTTACATTCTGTAGTAAAAAACGATGTTAAATTAGATGACTTAAGTAAAAAATTGATCCAATGA
- the truB gene encoding tRNA pseudouridine(55) synthase TruB: MNKIFVAFKPAEMSSNAFLGQIKKRYKNKKAGYSGTLDPFAKGVLIIAFGQYTKLFRFLKKTPKTYRATLWLGVKSLSLDNKNIQEIKPIKAFDIKLLEQIKMELLGKVSYTPPQFSAKRIEGKRAYEFAKKGENVELKSCIMEIFSCKIIHYTHPFLQLELSVSEGAYIRSYCELFAKKLGINATLSSLERIREGEFFYNHEKSLNVLEYLNLKPNFIKDLTKLENGTKISLEELKFQDEGFYYIENEKYFSIINIKENKVEYLLNKVEKC; this comes from the coding sequence ATGAATAAAATTTTTGTTGCTTTTAAACCCGCAGAAATGAGTTCTAATGCTTTTTTAGGCCAGATAAAAAAAAGATATAAAAATAAAAAAGCAGGCTATTCAGGAACCTTAGATCCCTTTGCTAAGGGAGTTTTAATAATTGCTTTTGGGCAATACACTAAGCTTTTTAGATTTTTAAAAAAAACTCCAAAAACATACCGAGCAACACTTTGGCTTGGGGTTAAATCTTTAAGTCTTGATAATAAAAACATACAAGAAATAAAACCTATAAAAGCTTTTGATATCAAACTCTTAGAACAAATCAAAATGGAACTTTTAGGAAAAGTTTCTTACACCCCACCTCAATTTAGCGCCAAAAGAATAGAAGGTAAAAGAGCTTATGAATTTGCCAAAAAAGGTGAAAATGTCGAGTTAAAATCTTGTATAATGGAAATTTTCTCTTGCAAAATCATACATTATACTCACCCTTTTTTACAACTTGAATTAAGCGTTAGTGAAGGAGCTTATATAAGATCTTATTGTGAGCTTTTTGCTAAAAAATTAGGTATTAATGCTACTTTAAGTTCTCTTGAGCGCATCCGCGAGGGAGAATTTTTTTATAATCACGAAAAAAGCTTAAATGTGTTAGAATATTTAAATTTAAAGCCTAATTTCATTAAAGATTTAACAAAACTTGAAAATGGCACTAAAATATCCTTAGAAGAATTAAAATTTCAAGATGAGGGCTTTTACTATATAGAAAATGAAAAATATTTTAGTATTATAAATATTAAAGAAAATAAAGTAGAATATCTTTTAAATAAGGTTGAAAAATGTTAA
- a CDS encoding UvrD-helicase domain-containing protein, producing MNLFTGLNESQKEAASHIDGPMLILAGAGSGKTKTITTRLAYMIGEVGIPAINTLTLTFTNKAASVMKNRALSLLNSNENPLLCTFHKFGLLFLKLHIERLGRKNNFIIIDNDDSKKILKELINDDKTSPHQILQFISHFKNESKSVQDVFSDLELLKDNEIKHQALQKIAIYYQNYQEYLLKHNFVDFDDLLLLTNTLLENDQNFAKEQSSFYRYITVDEYQDTNALQYKILKNLCCIHENICVVGDDDQSIYSWRGAKIENILNFQSEFSNVKLVKLEQNYRSVGMILKAANNLISHNKKRLGKTLLCTKDEGEDIQILSSDNEKNESALVAKKIKELLNSGIYAGEIAVLFRINALSRSIEEAFMKEKIPYKLLSGMRFYERLEIKDLICYFRILINPNDDLSFKRIINRPKRSIGEKALQNLEDYAQKRKISLFEALCESDGGVGIFSLKKAQNEAKKFIQNIYKLKEYSDLKKMIEKFEELFALKEFYSLQEDGDERVLNIDEFYASIKEKIKEEPQTTLEDILSEISLLSDQDGIEGECVYLMSVHASKGLEFDHVFIVGLEEGFFPLNESDIEEERRLAYVAITRAKKCLSLSIAKSRFYRGSRTELDSSRFLEESQLTKKFSVSKTEQGYHKGDLVKHKIFGIGRVTSVNKSAKEEKLTINFGGIERIIMASFVEKAV from the coding sequence ATGAATTTATTTACAGGTTTAAATGAAAGTCAAAAAGAAGCTGCAAGCCATATCGATGGCCCTATGCTTATACTTGCGGGTGCAGGTAGTGGTAAAACCAAAACAATCACAACGCGTCTTGCTTATATGATTGGGGAGGTTGGAATTCCTGCTATCAATACCCTCACTCTAACCTTTACAAATAAAGCTGCAAGTGTAATGAAAAATAGAGCCTTAAGCCTTCTTAATAGCAATGAAAATCCTTTACTTTGCACTTTTCATAAATTTGGTTTATTGTTTTTAAAACTCCATATAGAAAGACTGGGAAGAAAAAATAATTTTATTATCATTGATAATGATGATTCTAAAAAAATTCTAAAAGAACTCATTAATGATGATAAAACTAGCCCTCATCAAATTCTTCAGTTTATCTCGCATTTTAAAAATGAAAGCAAAAGCGTTCAAGATGTATTTAGTGATCTAGAATTGTTAAAAGATAATGAAATCAAACATCAAGCCTTGCAAAAAATCGCTATTTATTATCAAAATTATCAAGAATATTTACTCAAACACAATTTCGTAGATTTTGATGATCTTTTGCTTTTGACCAATACTCTTTTAGAAAATGATCAAAATTTCGCCAAAGAGCAAAGTTCTTTTTATCGTTATATCACGGTCGATGAATATCAAGATACCAATGCTTTACAATACAAAATTCTTAAAAATCTTTGCTGCATTCATGAAAACATATGTGTTGTAGGCGATGATGATCAAAGTATTTATAGCTGGCGTGGTGCAAAAATAGAAAACATTTTAAATTTTCAAAGTGAATTTTCAAATGTAAAACTTGTTAAATTGGAGCAAAATTATCGTTCTGTGGGTATGATTTTAAAAGCTGCTAACAATCTAATATCGCACAATAAAAAACGCCTTGGAAAAACCCTACTTTGCACAAAAGATGAGGGCGAAGATATTCAAATTCTAAGTTCGGATAATGAAAAAAACGAAAGCGCATTGGTGGCTAAAAAAATCAAAGAGCTTTTAAATTCGGGCATTTATGCTGGAGAAATTGCTGTTTTATTTCGTATCAATGCTCTTTCAAGATCCATAGAAGAAGCCTTTATGAAGGAAAAAATTCCTTATAAATTGCTAAGTGGAATGCGTTTTTATGAAAGACTTGAAATCAAAGATCTCATTTGCTATTTTAGAATTTTAATCAACCCTAATGATGATTTATCTTTTAAACGCATTATCAATAGACCTAAAAGAAGCATAGGTGAAAAAGCTTTACAGAATTTGGAAGATTATGCGCAAAAAAGAAAAATTTCACTCTTTGAAGCATTATGCGAAAGTGATGGTGGTGTGGGAATTTTTTCTCTTAAAAAAGCACAAAATGAGGCAAAAAAATTCATACAAAATATTTATAAACTTAAAGAATACTCTGATTTAAAAAAAATGATTGAAAAATTTGAAGAACTTTTTGCTCTTAAAGAATTTTACTCTCTTCAAGAAGATGGCGATGAGCGCGTATTGAATATTGATGAATTTTATGCAAGCATTAAAGAAAAAATAAAAGAAGAACCACAAACAACCCTAGAAGATATTTTAAGTGAAATTTCACTGCTAAGCGATCAAGATGGGATTGAGGGCGAATGTGTATATCTTATGAGTGTGCATGCGAGTAAGGGTTTGGAATTTGATCATGTATTTATCGTAGGACTTGAAGAAGGATTTTTTCCTTTAAATGAAAGCGATATAGAAGAAGAAAGACGCCTTGCGTATGTGGCTATCACTCGTGCTAAAAAATGTCTATCACTAAGCATTGCGAAATCTCGTTTTTACCGAGGAAGTCGCACGGAATTAGACTCTAGTCGTTTTTTAGAAGAAAGCCAATTAACAAAAAAATTCTCTGTAAGTAAAACCGAACAAGGATATCACAAAGGAGATCTAGTAAAACATAAAATTTTTGGCATAGGACGCGTTACTAGTGTCAACAAAAGTGCAAAAGAAGAAAAACTTACTATAAATTTTGGCGGAATAGAACGCATTATTATGGCAAGTTTTGTGGAAAAAGCCGTATGA
- a CDS encoding M3 family oligoendopeptidase has product MLTWDLEVLFKNEDELENTTQNYIQQSKEFKKNYSTALDKLNPDDFLNALKEYEHLHLILSKIMTYAYLCFAKDSSKGSFYAKYEQECKKIEENLLFFELEFCELSEEKTKELIEFCKGYDFYLQNLIQNKHYNLSQKEERVMLYLSNTGANAFSRLFDESMAALKIPFEGNKLSEEEILSKLYNNDRKIRKKAAKKFTKALDKNLNLLTFIFNMIKTELSNICKLRGYESAETPRHLQNQITQQSVDSLIQTTQKHFYLVSNFYKRKKQILGFNKLKDYDRYAPIGKEAKFSFEESKKIILNAFYDFSPVFGDIAKEAFEKGWIDVYPQDKKQSGAFSHSATPDTHPFILLNYTDGRRDLFTLAHELGHTIHQKLSYSVSFLNQNTPLTTAETASVFAEMLVFDYVKNKLKKEELLALYAAKIEDIFATLYRQINFTCFERRIHANENELKSEEISQIWMEESQKMFGESVELSKNYALWWSYIPHFIHSPFYCYAYAYAQLLVLALYGLYKSNTCTDFKELYIKMLSLGGSVSPKELVGMFGFDIEDKSFWEIGIIEIKKLIDEFMRLK; this is encoded by the coding sequence ATGTTGACTTGGGACTTAGAGGTATTGTTTAAAAACGAAGATGAATTAGAAAATACAACACAAAACTATATTCAACAATCTAAAGAATTCAAAAAAAATTATTCTACTGCTTTAGATAAATTAAACCCTGATGACTTTCTCAACGCTCTAAAAGAATACGAGCATTTACACTTAATACTCTCAAAAATTATGACTTATGCTTATTTATGTTTTGCTAAAGATAGTTCTAAGGGTTCTTTTTATGCTAAATATGAACAAGAATGTAAAAAAATAGAAGAAAATTTATTATTTTTTGAACTAGAATTTTGCGAGCTTAGCGAAGAAAAAACTAAAGAATTGATTGAATTTTGCAAAGGTTATGATTTTTACTTACAAAATCTCATTCAAAATAAACACTACAATCTAAGCCAAAAAGAAGAACGCGTAATGCTTTATCTTTCAAATACAGGAGCAAATGCTTTTAGTAGATTGTTTGATGAAAGCATGGCTGCATTAAAAATTCCTTTCGAAGGCAATAAGCTTAGCGAGGAAGAAATTTTAAGCAAACTTTACAATAATGACAGAAAGATAAGAAAAAAAGCCGCTAAAAAATTTACCAAAGCCCTTGATAAAAATTTAAATTTGCTCACTTTTATTTTCAATATGATCAAAACAGAATTAAGCAATATTTGCAAATTACGCGGATATGAAAGCGCAGAAACTCCAAGGCACTTACAAAATCAAATCACCCAGCAAAGTGTTGATTCGCTGATTCAAACAACACAGAAACATTTTTACCTCGTATCTAATTTCTATAAAAGAAAAAAACAAATTTTAGGCTTTAACAAACTTAAAGATTATGATCGTTATGCACCCATTGGCAAAGAAGCAAAATTCAGTTTTGAAGAAAGTAAAAAAATCATTCTAAATGCTTTTTATGATTTCTCCCCTGTTTTTGGAGATATTGCAAAAGAAGCATTTGAAAAAGGTTGGATAGATGTTTATCCACAAGATAAAAAACAAAGTGGTGCTTTTTCACATTCAGCTACCCCAGATACTCATCCTTTTATCTTGTTAAATTATACAGATGGAAGGCGTGATCTTTTTACTCTTGCTCATGAATTAGGACACACTATACATCAAAAACTTTCTTATAGTGTTTCTTTTTTAAATCAAAATACTCCTTTAACTACAGCTGAAACTGCTTCAGTATTTGCTGAAATGTTGGTATTTGATTATGTTAAAAATAAGCTCAAAAAAGAAGAATTATTAGCACTTTATGCTGCAAAAATTGAAGATATTTTCGCCACTCTTTATAGACAGATTAATTTCACTTGTTTTGAAAGACGCATTCATGCTAATGAAAATGAGCTAAAAAGTGAAGAAATTTCTCAAATTTGGATGGAAGAATCTCAAAAAATGTTTGGTGAAAGCGTGGAACTGAGTAAAAATTATGCCCTTTGGTGGAGTTATATTCCTCATTTTATCCATAGTCCTTTTTACTGCTACGCTTATGCTTATGCCCAGCTTTTAGTACTTGCACTTTATGGGCTTTATAAGAGCAATACTTGCACCGATTTTAAAGAGCTTTACATAAAAATGCTTTCTCTTGGAGGAAGTGTAAGCCCAAAAGAACTTGTGGGAATGTTTGGGTTTGATATAGAAGATAAGAGCTTTTGGGAAATAGGTATAATAGAAATCAAAAAACTTATCGATGAATTTATGAGGCTAAAATAA
- a CDS encoding aspartate carbamoyltransferase catalytic subunit translates to MRHLITTKDFTNDEIMELFEEARNFLDEKPRTLLEGKSVTTIFFENSTRTLSSFESAARRLGARILRLDVSRSSSSKGETLYDTAANLDAMSPNAIIVRHANSGVPHILASHMHCPVVNGGDGKHAHPTQALLDLFTIYEHFKGDIKGRKILIVGDIKNSRVASSNTELLTRFGLDITLVAPPHFMPHSPLKKSYSLNEDLISKADIIMSLRTQTERHNKIIYASLKDYANDFCIKLDLIKDKKLILLHPGPVHRNIDISDEVMDDERALILKQVKNGVAIRMAVLKKLILEN, encoded by the coding sequence CATCACAACAAAAGATTTTACTAATGATGAAATAATGGAGCTTTTTGAAGAAGCAAGAAATTTTTTAGATGAAAAACCTAGAACCTTACTCGAAGGCAAAAGTGTTACAACGATATTCTTTGAAAATTCCACGCGTACACTCTCATCCTTTGAAAGTGCCGCAAGAAGACTAGGAGCTAGAATTTTACGCCTTGATGTTTCAAGATCGAGCTCTAGTAAAGGCGAAACACTCTATGATACAGCGGCTAATTTAGACGCTATGAGTCCCAATGCTATCATAGTAAGACATGCAAATTCAGGAGTGCCTCATATTTTAGCTTCTCATATGCATTGTCCTGTTGTAAATGGCGGAGATGGCAAACATGCACACCCTACTCAAGCTCTACTTGATCTTTTTACAATTTATGAGCATTTTAAAGGTGATATTAAAGGTAGAAAAATCTTAATTGTAGGAGATATTAAAAATTCAAGAGTTGCCTCTTCAAACACTGAACTTTTAACAAGATTTGGTTTGGATATCACCCTTGTAGCACCACCTCATTTTATGCCTCATTCACCTTTGAAAAAATCCTATTCTTTAAATGAAGATTTGATCTCAAAAGCCGATATTATAATGAGTCTAAGAACGCAAACAGAAAGACATAATAAAATCATTTATGCCTCTTTAAAAGATTATGCGAATGATTTTTGTATCAAACTTGATTTGATTAAAGATAAAAAACTCATTTTGCTCCATCCTGGCCCTGTACATAGAAATATTGATATAAGTGATGAAGTGATGGATGATGAAAGAGCTTTAATTTTAAAACAAGTTAAAAACGGCGTTGCAATCAGAATGGCTGTTTTAAAAAAATTAATCTTAGAAAACTGA